One segment of Patescibacteria group bacterium DNA contains the following:
- a CDS encoding KH domain-containing protein — translation MAEKDQMFVETIVKAIVANPDDVRVDRTVDERGVLLTLHVAPTDIGYVIGRQGQTAKAIRTLAKIIGAKNNARVNLKIDEPEGSRGPRASRPMDAERTDTERVDTDMVDDLSI, via the coding sequence ATGGCTGAGAAAGACCAAATGTTTGTAGAAACCATCGTCAAGGCGATTGTTGCCAACCCCGATGATGTCAGAGTCGACAGAACTGTCGACGAAAGAGGCGTCTTATTGACCCTCCACGTTGCCCCCACCGATATCGGTTACGTTATCGGCCGCCAGGGACAGACCGCCAAAGCGATTAGAACTTTGGCCAAAATCATCGGCGCTAAGAATAACGCCAGAGTTAACTTAAAGATCGACGAACCGGAAGGTTCCAGAGGTCCTCGCGCTTCTCGTCCTATGGACGCTGAAAGAACGGACACTGAGAGAGTTGATACTGATATGGTTGATGACTTGAGCATCTAA
- the tsaE gene encoding tRNA (adenosine(37)-N6)-threonylcarbamoyltransferase complex ATPase subunit type 1 TsaE codes for MKFVSYSEKETFNFAKKFARQLLGGEVLCLIGDLGAGKTAFTKGLAAGLGIKSIITSPTFVLMKNYQLSGGHKTIKHLAHIDAYRLTDGEQLAAIGALDYLSDSDCITVIEWADRVRNVWPKKMIKIEFKILKGDKREIKVS; via the coding sequence ATGAAATTTGTCTCTTATTCTGAAAAAGAAACATTCAACTTTGCTAAAAAATTCGCCCGGCAATTATTAGGCGGAGAAGTTTTGTGTTTGATTGGTGATTTGGGCGCCGGCAAAACCGCTTTCACTAAGGGTTTGGCGGCAGGATTAGGAATTAAAAGCATTATTACCAGTCCAACTTTTGTATTAATGAAGAATTATCAGCTCAGTGGTGGACATAAAACAATTAAGCACTTAGCACATATTGACGCCTATCGTTTGACTGACGGGGAACAGCTTGCGGCTATCGGCGCGCTTGATTATTTATCCGATTCAGATTGTATAACAGTAATTGAGTGGGCTGATCGCGTTCGCAATGTTTGGCCGAAGAAGATGATTAAAATAGAGTTTAAAATATTGAAAGGCGATAAGAGAGAGATTAAAGTTAGCTAA
- a CDS encoding putative glycoside hydrolase: MTKNHKVIIAVSIIIVAILITIFYFSPRHAAESQQITKENEIITIKSLPTPEKVKGIYMTGYAFSSLSFRQRLIDLVENTELNTLVIDFKDPAGKLMFEPQDEVLRNWPISKASLAYTDYKKIITDLQDKNIYTIARITTFQDPTAVATFKNLALRNAGGGIWLDNRGISWLDMTNPTSWDLVVRQAKEAKEIGFDEIQFDYIRFPSDGNIKTISYSNFPPEKKRFEILNDFFSYLKTELRNIDIPLSIDLFGLTYWQRSDPNYDLGIGQRLTDAAKYFDYISPMVYPSHYYSGIMGFDNPAAHPYEIVNKAMRDGNIMIAAASSTAQSRPWLQDFNMGAVYTASMIKAQIKAADENNTSGWLLWNAGNKYTSGALGKE, encoded by the coding sequence ATGACTAAAAATCATAAAGTAATCATAGCTGTCAGTATAATCATAGTTGCTATATTGATAACTATCTTTTATTTTTCACCGCGTCACGCGGCTGAGTCGCAACAAATTACAAAAGAGAATGAAATTATTACAATTAAATCATTGCCTACGCCGGAAAAAGTCAAAGGAATTTATATGACCGGTTATGCCTTTAGTAGCTTGAGTTTTCGCCAGCGATTGATTGATTTAGTGGAAAATACCGAACTTAATACTTTAGTAATTGATTTCAAAGATCCTGCAGGCAAATTAATGTTTGAGCCGCAGGATGAAGTATTAAGGAACTGGCCGATTTCCAAGGCATCATTAGCTTATACGGATTATAAAAAAATCATTACCGACTTGCAGGATAAAAATATTTATACTATTGCCAGAATCACTACCTTTCAAGATCCAACGGCTGTAGCAACATTTAAAAATTTAGCCTTAAGGAATGCTGGCGGTGGCATTTGGCTGGATAATCGCGGAATTTCTTGGTTGGACATGACTAATCCTACTTCCTGGGATTTAGTGGTCAGACAAGCCAAAGAGGCTAAAGAAATCGGTTTTGATGAAATTCAATTTGATTATATTCGTTTTCCATCTGACGGCAATATTAAAACAATCAGTTACAGTAATTTTCCGCCGGAAAAAAAACGTTTTGAAATATTAAACGATTTTTTTTCTTACTTAAAAACTGAGTTACGCAATATAGATATTCCTTTGTCTATTGATCTATTCGGCTTGACTTATTGGCAAAGGAGCGATCCTAACTATGACTTAGGTATCGGGCAAAGACTGACTGATGCAGCTAAATACTTCGATTACATTTCGCCTATGGTTTATCCTTCTCATTATTATTCCGGCATTATGGGGTTTGATAATCCTGCGGCTCACCCGTATGAAATAGTCAATAAAGCTATGCGAGACGGCAATATTATGATTGCCGCCGCTTCCTCTACGGCGCAAAGCCGGCCTTGGTTACAAGATTTTAATATGGGAGCCGTTTATACAGCCAGTATGATAAAAGCTCAAATCAAAGCAGCTGACGAAAATAACACCTCCGGTTGGTTATTATGGAATGCTGGTAATAAATACACTTCCGGCGCCTTGGGAAAGGAATAA
- the tsaD gene encoding tRNA (adenosine(37)-N6)-threonylcarbamoyltransferase complex transferase subunit TsaD, translated as MKILALETSCDETSAAIIKADRGQLEIMSNIISSQIDIHKKYGGVVPEIAARHHIKNVLPVVMETLTKANIKPQNIDLLAVVSGPGLVTSLVVGLETAKGLSLAWHKPLLAVNHMYAHIAANFLDANLSFPAVCLVVSGGHTEIVVLDSYYKYTKIGQTVDDAVGEAFDKVAKLLDLGYPGGPAISHLAEEYANSNKMYKKINLPRPMLKSNDFNFSFSGLKTAVLYTAQKVRHIDNGFRSAMAYEFQEAVVEVLVSKTIKAAKKYQVKTIIMAGGVAANKRLRAELKLQAEKLGLKFTVPEFKLCTDNAAMAGIAAYYLSTKKKVPMDNYKRATANPNWELI; from the coding sequence ATGAAAATTTTAGCCTTAGAAACATCTTGTGACGAAACTTCCGCCGCTATCATCAAAGCTGATCGCGGTCAGTTGGAAATAATGTCCAATATTATTTCTTCACAAATAGACATCCATAAAAAATACGGTGGAGTAGTGCCGGAAATAGCCGCGCGTCATCATATTAAAAATGTTTTACCGGTAGTAATGGAAACTTTGACTAAAGCCAATATTAAACCCCAAAATATTGATTTATTAGCTGTGGTTTCCGGACCGGGATTAGTAACCTCACTGGTGGTGGGATTAGAAACGGCTAAAGGTCTGTCTTTAGCCTGGCACAAACCCCTTTTGGCTGTTAATCATATGTACGCGCACATTGCCGCTAATTTTTTAGATGCTAATTTGTCCTTCCCCGCGGTCTGTTTAGTGGTATCCGGCGGTCATACGGAAATAGTGGTATTGGATAGTTATTATAAATATACAAAAATCGGCCAGACAGTCGATGACGCTGTGGGTGAAGCGTTTGATAAAGTAGCCAAGTTATTAGATCTGGGTTATCCAGGCGGTCCGGCGATTTCTCATTTAGCCGAGGAATATGCCAACAGTAATAAAATGTATAAGAAGATTAATTTGCCCCGACCCATGCTAAAATCAAATGATTTCAATTTTAGTTTTTCCGGACTTAAAACAGCAGTCTTATATACCGCTCAAAAAGTTCGTCATATTGATAATGGTTTTCGTTCGGCTATGGCTTATGAATTTCAAGAAGCAGTAGTGGAAGTCTTGGTAAGTAAGACAATTAAGGCCGCCAAAAAGTATCAAGTAAAAACAATTATTATGGCTGGAGGTGTTGCCGCCAATAAGCGCCTAAGGGCAGAATTAAAGTTACAAGCAGAGAAATTAGGATTAAAATTTACTGTACCGGAATTCAAGCTTTGTACTGATAATGCCGCCATGGCGGGTATAGCCGCTTATTATCTCTCAACCAAAAAAAAAGTTCCGATGGATAATTACAAAAGAGCTACGGCCAATCCAAATTGGGAATTAATTTAG
- a CDS encoding cysteine peptidase family C39 domain-containing protein — MKQLDFPKFMQTYEYDCGTKALQAVLIYYGIEIREELLIKYAKTNKKEGTLIKGILRTLKKYKLKFNDGQLSIKDLKDNIDKKIPTILLLQAWNPKKIDYTNSYRDGHWVVAVGYTKDKIIFEDPYFSICTFLTNKELEKRWHGQEKVKQIKNYGIVVYGKNPTYDSKKIIHMD; from the coding sequence ATGAAGCAATTAGATTTTCCAAAATTTATGCAAACTTATGAATATGATTGTGGCACTAAAGCTTTGCAAGCCGTGTTGATTTATTATGGTATAGAGATACGTGAGGAACTACTAATTAAATATGCTAAAACTAATAAAAAAGAAGGAACATTAATAAAAGGAATTTTGCGTACTTTAAAAAAATATAAATTAAAATTTAATGACGGCCAACTGTCAATTAAGGACTTAAAAGATAATATTGATAAAAAGATTCCGACTATTTTGCTTTTGCAAGCCTGGAATCCGAAAAAGATTGATTATACTAATAGCTATCGCGATGGCCATTGGGTAGTTGCTGTCGGTTATACTAAAGATAAAATAATTTTTGAAGACCCTTATTTTTCTATTTGTACTTTTTTAACTAATAAGGAACTTGAAAAACGCTGGCATGGCCAAGAAAAAGTAAAACAAATAAAAAATTACGGTATAGTTGTTTATGGAAAAAATCCAACTTATGATTCTAAAAAAATAATCCATATGGATTAA
- a CDS encoding helix-turn-helix domain-containing protein produces MYIEVLNNIGLSTNEARIYNALLEIKTGTVSAISKHAGIDRRNVYDTIHRLIKQGLVYQIMPRKTLTYAPVSPEKLREFVEEKVKELETALPGMLKKFDLVSPTQQISIFKGVRGLKSYINLILKTGRNVYGLGSKGSWFDPRVKNFSIRACQEWKKKKIKGKYIYDAEIRNHPEVIKWIGGAYKFLPAKYSSNSSLEIFGDYVVIYSGMSPKELDDDISFFVLRDKTLAHDYRKWFDLIWDLLPAAGKSGKK; encoded by the coding sequence ATGTATATTGAAGTGCTAAATAATATTGGCCTGTCAACCAACGAAGCCAGGATTTATAATGCGCTTTTGGAGATAAAAACCGGTACAGTCAGCGCCATTTCCAAGCACGCCGGCATTGACCGGCGCAATGTTTATGACACCATTCATCGTTTAATCAAACAAGGATTGGTTTATCAGATTATGCCCAGGAAAACCTTGACTTACGCCCCAGTCAGCCCGGAAAAATTGCGCGAGTTCGTTGAGGAGAAGGTAAAAGAATTAGAAACCGCGCTTCCGGGTATGCTTAAAAAGTTTGATTTGGTGAGCCCGACCCAGCAAATCTCTATTTTTAAAGGTGTCAGGGGATTAAAGAGTTATATTAATTTAATCCTAAAAACCGGCCGAAACGTTTACGGTTTAGGCAGTAAGGGATCGTGGTTTGATCCGCGCGTCAAGAATTTCAGCATCCGGGCTTGCCAGGAATGGAAAAAGAAGAAAATCAAAGGAAAATATATTTATGACGCAGAAATAAGAAACCATCCGGAGGTGATTAAATGGATCGGTGGGGCGTATAAATTTTTACCCGCCAAATATTCCTCTAACTCATCATTGGAAATTTTTGGCGATTACGTGGTTATTTATTCCGGCATGAGCCCCAAGGAATTGGATGATGATATTAGTTTTTTTGTTTTGCGCGATAAGACACTGGCGCATGATTACAGAAAATGGTTTGATTTGATTTGGGATTTATTGCCGGCGGCAGGCAAAAGCGGTAAAAAATAA
- a CDS encoding GspE/PulE family protein, whose translation MTDNLGPSLEDLTTEGETAEKESTGGQLQQKLTQIKIKEKEDEVAKNADALGLPYINLVGFPISPDALSSIDESTAKDTQTICFFNNGSELRVGCVNYNNEAKKILTALQERFHANALPYLISRHSFERSAKLYDSLPKISRLVGGVEIKKEDIERFEKEITTFKDLNEKINKVNITDVVAIILATGLKAEASDVHIEAEEKGIVVRLRVDGVLHDSAMIEKDKWKKIIARLKILARAKINIDDKPQDGRFTIFLENDAIDVRTSFLPTNFGESVVMRLLHSQSIALSFEQLGLLPAAFKTLEAEIKKPNGLILTAGPTGSGKTTTLYAVLNKLNHPDVKIITLEDPIEYRLKGINQSQVDPKKDYTFAKGLRSILRQDPDIVMVGEIRDNETADIATQAALTGHLVLSTVHTNDAAGVIPRLMDMGIKPFFIVPSINAVIGQRLVRKLCEKCKQPHQITEEEKITVEKILATVSPKSGIDIPANLPQMYEPGPGCEACGGIGYKGRIGIYEIFTMTDNIKELTMNGAAAFEILKQAIENGMITMLQDGIIKSLNGVTDVQEVFRVIGKLDYVEELYDIVITQTIGRGINLTAKELTKGEELSKDLKQIQGELENLPAKELTALLMAVALKADAGDIHIEPTDTGVKVRFRIDGILYDMATLDKGQYLPVLSNMKILAGMPTNIKKAAWDGRFGIFTPQVKQDCRISIISGGYGETIVIRILSAQAASLKIEDLGMREYALKPLQESMEKTKGIIVTTGPTGSGKTTTLYALLNQLNKPDIKIITIEDPIEYHLAGVMQTQIDEAQGYTFAAAMRSLLRQNPNIMMIGEIRDSETAKTAIEAALTGHLVLSTIHTNSAAGAFPRFLGLGIEPHILANSLECTIGQRLVRKICQYCKQPDELNAETAKEVANIIKGINPKSGVKIPKNPTYFKAIGCEKCGGLGYKGRLGIYEVIPNTAEMQKVVQGPAVTNSEIEELAVKEGAVLMLQDGILKAMAGETTVEEVFRVAK comes from the coding sequence ATGACTGATAATTTAGGCCCATCACTGGAGGATCTTACAACTGAAGGAGAGACGGCCGAAAAAGAATCAACAGGCGGTCAGCTCCAACAAAAATTAACGCAAATAAAAATTAAAGAAAAAGAGGACGAGGTAGCCAAAAACGCCGATGCTTTAGGTTTGCCTTATATTAATCTGGTTGGCTTCCCTATTTCTCCCGATGCCCTAAGTTCTATTGACGAGTCAACAGCCAAAGATACTCAAACAATCTGTTTCTTCAATAACGGCTCGGAACTGCGCGTGGGCTGTGTAAATTATAATAATGAAGCCAAAAAAATATTAACTGCTTTACAGGAAAGGTTTCACGCCAACGCTTTGCCTTATCTTATCTCCCGGCATAGTTTTGAACGTTCCGCCAAATTATATGATTCTTTACCCAAAATCTCTCGTTTAGTGGGTGGAGTGGAAATAAAAAAAGAGGATATTGAACGTTTTGAAAAAGAAATAACGACTTTTAAGGATTTAAATGAAAAGATCAATAAGGTCAATATTACTGATGTAGTGGCGATTATTCTGGCGACTGGACTCAAAGCTGAGGCTTCAGATGTTCATATTGAAGCTGAAGAAAAAGGCATCGTGGTGCGTTTGCGCGTAGACGGTGTCTTGCATGATTCGGCCATGATTGAAAAAGATAAATGGAAAAAAATAATTGCCCGCCTTAAAATTTTAGCGCGAGCAAAAATCAACATTGATGACAAGCCTCAAGATGGCCGTTTTACCATCTTCCTGGAAAATGACGCAATAGATGTCAGAACGTCTTTCCTGCCGACTAATTTCGGCGAAAGCGTAGTCATGCGTTTATTGCATTCCCAATCAATCGCCTTATCTTTTGAACAATTAGGATTATTGCCGGCAGCCTTTAAAACATTGGAAGCGGAAATAAAAAAACCAAACGGCTTAATTCTAACTGCCGGTCCGACCGGTTCCGGTAAGACTACGACCTTATACGCGGTCCTTAATAAGCTTAATCATCCGGATGTAAAAATCATCACCCTGGAAGACCCGATTGAATACCGCCTCAAGGGCATTAATCAATCGCAAGTTGATCCTAAAAAAGACTACACCTTTGCCAAGGGCTTGCGCTCTATTTTACGCCAAGATCCGGATATTGTAATGGTAGGTGAAATTCGCGATAATGAGACAGCTGATATTGCTACTCAAGCGGCCTTAACAGGCCACCTGGTGCTTTCTACCGTCCATACTAATGACGCGGCTGGAGTTATCCCACGTTTAATGGATATGGGCATCAAACCCTTCTTTATTGTTCCCTCCATTAATGCGGTTATCGGCCAACGCTTGGTACGCAAATTATGCGAAAAATGCAAACAACCGCATCAAATTACAGAAGAGGAAAAAATTACGGTAGAAAAAATATTAGCAACCGTTTCCCCTAAGTCGGGTATTGACATACCGGCAAACTTACCTCAGATGTATGAACCCGGACCGGGTTGCGAAGCTTGCGGCGGCATCGGCTACAAGGGCCGTATCGGTATCTATGAAATTTTTACCATGACCGATAACATCAAAGAGTTGACTATGAATGGCGCAGCGGCCTTTGAAATTCTCAAACAAGCGATTGAAAACGGCATGATTACAATGTTGCAGGATGGCATTATTAAATCTCTGAACGGCGTTACCGACGTACAAGAGGTTTTCCGCGTTATTGGTAAATTGGATTATGTGGAAGAATTGTACGACATAGTCATTACCCAAACTATCGGCCGTGGCATTAATCTGACCGCCAAAGAGCTAACTAAGGGCGAAGAACTATCCAAAGATTTAAAACAAATCCAAGGAGAACTGGAAAATCTTCCAGCTAAAGAGCTGACGGCTTTATTAATGGCGGTGGCGCTTAAAGCGGACGCCGGCGATATTCATATTGAGCCGACTGATACTGGCGTTAAGGTGCGTTTCAGGATTGATGGCATTCTGTATGATATGGCTACTTTGGATAAGGGCCAATATTTGCCGGTCTTATCTAATATGAAAATTTTGGCCGGCATGCCGACTAATATCAAAAAAGCGGCTTGGGATGGACGTTTCGGCATTTTCACGCCACAAGTCAAACAAGATTGTCGCATTTCCATTATTTCCGGGGGTTACGGTGAGACAATTGTCATCCGTATCTTATCGGCGCAAGCCGCCAGCCTAAAAATTGAAGATTTAGGTATGCGTGAGTATGCTCTAAAGCCCTTACAAGAATCAATGGAAAAGACCAAGGGTATTATTGTTACTACCGGACCAACCGGCTCAGGCAAGACTACTACTTTATACGCCTTACTTAACCAACTCAATAAGCCGGATATTAAAATTATTACCATAGAAGACCCGATTGAATACCACTTGGCCGGCGTAATGCAAACACAGATTGATGAAGCTCAAGGCTACACTTTCGCCGCAGCCATGCGCTCTTTATTACGTCAAAATCCTAATATCATGATGATCGGAGAAATCCGTGACAGTGAAACCGCCAAGACAGCGATTGAAGCGGCCTTAACGGGTCATTTAGTCTTATCCACCATCCATACCAATTCCGCGGCCGGAGCTTTCCCCCGTTTCTTGGGTTTAGGCATTGAACCGCATATTTTAGCTAACTCCTTGGAATGTACTATCGGCCAGCGCCTAGTCAGAAAGATTTGTCAGTATTGCAAGCAACCGGATGAACTTAATGCTGAGACGGCCAAAGAAGTGGCCAATATTATTAAGGGTATTAATCCTAAATCTGGAGTCAAAATACCAAAAAACCCGACTTACTTTAAGGCGATTGGTTGCGAAAAATGCGGCGGTTTAGGTTATAAAGGACGCTTAGGTATTTATGAGGTCATACCAAACACCGCTGAAATGCAAAAAGTGGTGCAAGGACCGGCGGTTACTAATTCAGAAATAGAAGAACTGGCCGTTAAGGAGGGCGCAGTCTTAATGCTTCAGGATGGCATTTTAAAAGCCATGGCCGGAGAAACAACAGTAGAAGAAGTTTTCCGTGTCGCCAAATAG
- the panD gene encoding aspartate 1-decarboxylase produces the protein MKCFLHAKIHKATVTKADVSYIGSITIDKNLLKKVGIMPGEKVLVTSNTTGARLETYVIKGGAGEVCMNGAAAHLIKAGEEVIIMAFEWSKKIIKSKIILVDKNNEFVKNL, from the coding sequence ATGAAATGTTTTTTGCATGCTAAAATTCATAAAGCAACCGTTACAAAAGCGGATGTTTCTTATATAGGCAGTATTACTATTGATAAAAACTTGCTAAAGAAAGTCGGAATTATGCCGGGTGAAAAAGTATTAGTAACCAGCAATACTACCGGAGCCCGTTTAGAAACTTATGTGATTAAAGGTGGGGCGGGAGAAGTCTGTATGAATGGAGCGGCAGCTCATTTGATTAAGGCGGGAGAAGAAGTTATTATTATGGCTTTTGAGTGGTCGAAAAAAATAATCAAATCAAAAATTATTTTAGTTGATAAAAATAATGAATTTGTTAAAAATCTTTAA
- the trmD gene encoding tRNA (guanosine(37)-N1)-methyltransferase TrmD: MKRFDIITIFPEILESYFNESLFKRAQKNKLLTVKAHNLRHWTTDRHQTVDDKPYGGGVGLLFKIEPIYKALKAVKSQKSKIHKVKTRIILTAANGKRFTQKDAVRLAKYDQLIFVCPRYEGVDARVGKLVDEKISIGDYVLAGGELPAAVIIEAVSRHLPGFVGKQESVEYESHATIGYLEHPHYTRPEIFVANGKKLRVPKVLLSGHHGEVEEWRRKKSKKQ, encoded by the coding sequence ATGAAACGATTTGATATTATCACAATTTTTCCCGAAATTTTGGAGTCATATTTTAATGAGTCTTTATTTAAGCGCGCGCAAAAAAATAAGTTACTTACTGTTAAGGCGCATAATTTGCGTCACTGGACGACTGATCGGCATCAAACGGTTGATGATAAGCCCTACGGCGGAGGAGTCGGATTGTTATTTAAGATTGAACCGATTTATAAGGCTCTTAAGGCAGTCAAAAGCCAAAAGTCAAAAATTCATAAAGTCAAAACAAGAATAATTTTGACCGCGGCAAATGGCAAAAGATTTACCCAGAAAGACGCAGTGCGTTTGGCTAAATATGATCAGTTGATTTTTGTCTGCCCGCGTTATGAAGGCGTAGATGCGCGAGTGGGAAAGTTGGTGGATGAAAAGATTTCCATCGGCGATTATGTTTTGGCCGGAGGTGAATTGCCGGCAGCGGTAATTATTGAGGCTGTATCTCGCCACCTGCCCGGCTTTGTGGGCAAGCAAGAATCCGTAGAATATGAATCGCATGCAACCATTGGCTATCTGGAGCATCCGCATTACACTCGGCCGGAAATTTTTGTGGCGAATGGCAAGAAACTAAGAGTGCCCAAAGTGCTATTGTCCGGCCATCATGGCGAGGTGGAAGAATGGCGTCGAAAAAAAAGCAAAAAACAATAA